The following are encoded in a window of Sminthopsis crassicaudata isolate SCR6 chromosome 3, ASM4859323v1, whole genome shotgun sequence genomic DNA:
- the LOC141560471 gene encoding tubulin alpha-1D chain isoform X1, whose product MGKADFKMRQSGLGVGHWGLSHMRAHSAKNTEHKKFRGPLQKRECISIHVGQAGVQIGNACWELYCLEHGIQPDGQMPSDKTIGGGDDSFNTFFSETGAGKHVPRAVFVDLEPTVIDEVRTGTYRQLFHPEQLITGKEDAANNYARGHYTIGKELIDLVLDRIRKLADQCTGLQGFLIFHSFGGGTGSGFTSLLMERLSVDYGKKSKLEFSIYPAPQISTAVVEPYNSILTTHTTLEHSDCAFMVDNEAIYDICRRNLDIERPTYTNLNRLIGQIVSSITASLRFDGALNVDLTEFQTNLVPYPRIHFPLATYAPVISAEKAYHEQLSVSEITNACFEPANQMVKCDPRHGKYMACCLLYRGDVVPKDVNAAIATIKTKRTIQFVDWCPTGFKVGINYQPPTVVPGGDLAKVQRAVCMLSNTTAIAEAWARLDHKFDLMYAKRAFVHWYVGEGMEEGEFSEAREDMAALEKDYEEVGMDSLEGEGEEEEGDEY is encoded by the exons ATG ggaaAAGCAGATTTTAAAATGAGGCAAAGCGGTTTGGGAGTGGGACATTGGGGTCTGAGCCATATGCGGGCTCATTCAGCTAAGAATACTGAGCACAAGAAATTCAGGGGTCCCCTCCAAAAG cGTGAGTGTATTTCAATCCATGTGGGTCAGGCTGGTGTGCAGATTGGTAATGCCTGTTGGGAGCTGTACTGCCTGGAGCATGGCATTCAACCTGATGGGCAGATGCCCAGTGACAAGACCATTGGAGGGGGTGATGACTCCTTCAATACCTTCTTCAGTGAAACTGGGGCTGGCAAGCATGTGCCTCGGGCTGTCTTTGTGGACTTGGAGCCCACGGTGATTG ATGAGGTTCGAACTGGCACCTACCGCCAGCTTTTCCATCCAGAGCAGCTCATCACAGGCAAGGAAGATGCTGCCAACAATTATGCACGAGGCCACTACACTATCGGGAAAGAACTTATTGACTTGGTACTAGATCGAATCCGAAAGCTG GCTGACCAATGTACAGGACTCCAGGGTTTCCTTATTTTCCATAGCTTTGGGGGTGGCACTGGCTCCGGTTTCACCTCCCTGTTGATGGAACGGCTCTCAGTGGACTATGGCAAGAAGTCCAAGCTGGAGTTCTCCATCTACCCAGCCCCCCAAATTTCTACGGCTGTGGTGGAGCCCTACAACTCCATCCTGACCACGCACACCACCCTCGAGCACTCCGACTGTGCCTTCATGGTGGACAATGAGGCCATCTATGACATCTGCCGCCGAAACCTGGACATCGAACGTCCTACCTACACAAACCTCAATCGTCTCATAGGTCAGATTGTTTCTTCTATCACAGCTTCTCTTCGTTTTGATGGCGCCCTTAATGTAGATCTCACAGAGTTCCAGACTAACCTGGTGCCTTATCCTAGAATCCATTTCCCCCTGGCCACCTACGCGCCTGTCATCTCGGCCGAGAAGGCCTACCACGAGCAGCTCTCGGTGTCCGAGATCACCAACGCCTGTTTTGAGCCAGCCAACCAGATGGTGAAGTGTGACCCTCGTCATGGCAAATACATGGCCTGCTGCCTCCTGTACCGTGGCGACGTGGTGCCCAAAGACGTCAATGCTGCCATCGCCACTATCAAGACCAAGCGTACCATTCAGTTTGTGGACTGGTGCCCTACTGGCTTCAAGGTCGGCATCAACTACCAGCCACCCACCGTGGTCCCTGGCGGGGACCTGGCTAAGGTCCAGCGGGCGGTGTGCATGCTGAGCAACACGACCGCCATCGCCGAAGCCTGGGCTCGTCTGGACCACAAGTTTGACCTGATGTACGCCAAGAGGGCATTCGTGCACTGGTATGTAGGTGAAGGTATGGAGGAAGGAGAGTTCTCTGAGGCTCGGGAGGACATGGCAGCCCTGGAGAAAGATTACGAGGAAGTGGGCATGGATAGtttggaaggggaaggggaggaagaagagggagatgaGTACTAA
- the LOC141560471 gene encoding tubulin alpha-1D chain isoform X2 translates to MRECISIHVGQAGVQIGNACWELYCLEHGIQPDGQMPSDKTIGGGDDSFNTFFSETGAGKHVPRAVFVDLEPTVIDEVRTGTYRQLFHPEQLITGKEDAANNYARGHYTIGKELIDLVLDRIRKLADQCTGLQGFLIFHSFGGGTGSGFTSLLMERLSVDYGKKSKLEFSIYPAPQISTAVVEPYNSILTTHTTLEHSDCAFMVDNEAIYDICRRNLDIERPTYTNLNRLIGQIVSSITASLRFDGALNVDLTEFQTNLVPYPRIHFPLATYAPVISAEKAYHEQLSVSEITNACFEPANQMVKCDPRHGKYMACCLLYRGDVVPKDVNAAIATIKTKRTIQFVDWCPTGFKVGINYQPPTVVPGGDLAKVQRAVCMLSNTTAIAEAWARLDHKFDLMYAKRAFVHWYVGEGMEEGEFSEAREDMAALEKDYEEVGMDSLEGEGEEEEGDEY, encoded by the exons ATG cGTGAGTGTATTTCAATCCATGTGGGTCAGGCTGGTGTGCAGATTGGTAATGCCTGTTGGGAGCTGTACTGCCTGGAGCATGGCATTCAACCTGATGGGCAGATGCCCAGTGACAAGACCATTGGAGGGGGTGATGACTCCTTCAATACCTTCTTCAGTGAAACTGGGGCTGGCAAGCATGTGCCTCGGGCTGTCTTTGTGGACTTGGAGCCCACGGTGATTG ATGAGGTTCGAACTGGCACCTACCGCCAGCTTTTCCATCCAGAGCAGCTCATCACAGGCAAGGAAGATGCTGCCAACAATTATGCACGAGGCCACTACACTATCGGGAAAGAACTTATTGACTTGGTACTAGATCGAATCCGAAAGCTG GCTGACCAATGTACAGGACTCCAGGGTTTCCTTATTTTCCATAGCTTTGGGGGTGGCACTGGCTCCGGTTTCACCTCCCTGTTGATGGAACGGCTCTCAGTGGACTATGGCAAGAAGTCCAAGCTGGAGTTCTCCATCTACCCAGCCCCCCAAATTTCTACGGCTGTGGTGGAGCCCTACAACTCCATCCTGACCACGCACACCACCCTCGAGCACTCCGACTGTGCCTTCATGGTGGACAATGAGGCCATCTATGACATCTGCCGCCGAAACCTGGACATCGAACGTCCTACCTACACAAACCTCAATCGTCTCATAGGTCAGATTGTTTCTTCTATCACAGCTTCTCTTCGTTTTGATGGCGCCCTTAATGTAGATCTCACAGAGTTCCAGACTAACCTGGTGCCTTATCCTAGAATCCATTTCCCCCTGGCCACCTACGCGCCTGTCATCTCGGCCGAGAAGGCCTACCACGAGCAGCTCTCGGTGTCCGAGATCACCAACGCCTGTTTTGAGCCAGCCAACCAGATGGTGAAGTGTGACCCTCGTCATGGCAAATACATGGCCTGCTGCCTCCTGTACCGTGGCGACGTGGTGCCCAAAGACGTCAATGCTGCCATCGCCACTATCAAGACCAAGCGTACCATTCAGTTTGTGGACTGGTGCCCTACTGGCTTCAAGGTCGGCATCAACTACCAGCCACCCACCGTGGTCCCTGGCGGGGACCTGGCTAAGGTCCAGCGGGCGGTGTGCATGCTGAGCAACACGACCGCCATCGCCGAAGCCTGGGCTCGTCTGGACCACAAGTTTGACCTGATGTACGCCAAGAGGGCATTCGTGCACTGGTATGTAGGTGAAGGTATGGAGGAAGGAGAGTTCTCTGAGGCTCGGGAGGACATGGCAGCCCTGGAGAAAGATTACGAGGAAGTGGGCATGGATAGtttggaaggggaaggggaggaagaagagggagatgaGTACTAA
- the LOC141560471 gene encoding tubulin alpha-1D chain isoform X3, whose amino-acid sequence MPSDKTIGGGDDSFNTFFSETGAGKHVPRAVFVDLEPTVIDEVRTGTYRQLFHPEQLITGKEDAANNYARGHYTIGKELIDLVLDRIRKLADQCTGLQGFLIFHSFGGGTGSGFTSLLMERLSVDYGKKSKLEFSIYPAPQISTAVVEPYNSILTTHTTLEHSDCAFMVDNEAIYDICRRNLDIERPTYTNLNRLIGQIVSSITASLRFDGALNVDLTEFQTNLVPYPRIHFPLATYAPVISAEKAYHEQLSVSEITNACFEPANQMVKCDPRHGKYMACCLLYRGDVVPKDVNAAIATIKTKRTIQFVDWCPTGFKVGINYQPPTVVPGGDLAKVQRAVCMLSNTTAIAEAWARLDHKFDLMYAKRAFVHWYVGEGMEEGEFSEAREDMAALEKDYEEVGMDSLEGEGEEEEGDEY is encoded by the exons ATGCCCAGTGACAAGACCATTGGAGGGGGTGATGACTCCTTCAATACCTTCTTCAGTGAAACTGGGGCTGGCAAGCATGTGCCTCGGGCTGTCTTTGTGGACTTGGAGCCCACGGTGATTG ATGAGGTTCGAACTGGCACCTACCGCCAGCTTTTCCATCCAGAGCAGCTCATCACAGGCAAGGAAGATGCTGCCAACAATTATGCACGAGGCCACTACACTATCGGGAAAGAACTTATTGACTTGGTACTAGATCGAATCCGAAAGCTG GCTGACCAATGTACAGGACTCCAGGGTTTCCTTATTTTCCATAGCTTTGGGGGTGGCACTGGCTCCGGTTTCACCTCCCTGTTGATGGAACGGCTCTCAGTGGACTATGGCAAGAAGTCCAAGCTGGAGTTCTCCATCTACCCAGCCCCCCAAATTTCTACGGCTGTGGTGGAGCCCTACAACTCCATCCTGACCACGCACACCACCCTCGAGCACTCCGACTGTGCCTTCATGGTGGACAATGAGGCCATCTATGACATCTGCCGCCGAAACCTGGACATCGAACGTCCTACCTACACAAACCTCAATCGTCTCATAGGTCAGATTGTTTCTTCTATCACAGCTTCTCTTCGTTTTGATGGCGCCCTTAATGTAGATCTCACAGAGTTCCAGACTAACCTGGTGCCTTATCCTAGAATCCATTTCCCCCTGGCCACCTACGCGCCTGTCATCTCGGCCGAGAAGGCCTACCACGAGCAGCTCTCGGTGTCCGAGATCACCAACGCCTGTTTTGAGCCAGCCAACCAGATGGTGAAGTGTGACCCTCGTCATGGCAAATACATGGCCTGCTGCCTCCTGTACCGTGGCGACGTGGTGCCCAAAGACGTCAATGCTGCCATCGCCACTATCAAGACCAAGCGTACCATTCAGTTTGTGGACTGGTGCCCTACTGGCTTCAAGGTCGGCATCAACTACCAGCCACCCACCGTGGTCCCTGGCGGGGACCTGGCTAAGGTCCAGCGGGCGGTGTGCATGCTGAGCAACACGACCGCCATCGCCGAAGCCTGGGCTCGTCTGGACCACAAGTTTGACCTGATGTACGCCAAGAGGGCATTCGTGCACTGGTATGTAGGTGAAGGTATGGAGGAAGGAGAGTTCTCTGAGGCTCGGGAGGACATGGCAGCCCTGGAGAAAGATTACGAGGAAGTGGGCATGGATAGtttggaaggggaaggggaggaagaagagggagatgaGTACTAA